From one Babylonia areolata isolate BAREFJ2019XMU chromosome 35, ASM4173473v1, whole genome shotgun sequence genomic stretch:
- the LOC143277823 gene encoding myb/SANT-like DNA-binding domain-containing protein 4 — protein sequence MLYLAPTQEATSTLSLHERFSVSSMDAPIKKPKAKNWTDKETEVLLEEVQKEYAILVAQLQNAVTTKKKKIIWKRIADSVNSVGGESRSVESCKKRWKDLKSAFLHKPKYNTGTGGGKPAPPVPFEDLLEQIIGDTNLTEGIPGKPD from the coding sequence ATGCTGTATCTTGCGCCGACGCAAGAGGCGACTTCCACCCTCAGTCTCCACGAGCGTTTCTCAGTTTCCAGCATGGATGCGCCAATTAAGAAACCGAAGGCTAAAAattggacagacaaagagacggaggtGTTATTAGAAGAGGTACAGAAGGAGTATGCAATTCTTGTTGCTCAACTCCAGAACGCGGTgaccaccaaaaagaaaaaaataatctggAAACGCATTGCTGACAGCGTCAACAGTGTAGGGGGTGAGAGTAGATCTGTGGAGTCATGTAAGAAGAGGTGGAAAGACCTCAAGTCGGCCTTTCTGCACAAGCCAAAGTACAACACTGGCACAGGGGGAGGAAAGCCAGCACCACCTGTCCCCTTCGAGGACCTACTGGAACAGATAATTGGGGACACCAACCTGACCGAGGGCATTCCTGGTAAGCCAGACTAA
- the LOC143278048 gene encoding serine/threonine-protein kinase PkaA-like, whose translation MEKKADDNVQVIVIIPVSGKQKRLYRLTANRHSEVESRPVPGVRQEDVVLATRQEGTKTVADRIGCGAFGVVYRAALHQPGGPEEVVVKQFIRRSVTREDVVREAQFLRHLQDTSYVPRVFGILHGWGSIGGGLCLVQSLFAEGITLKDVENDLTRLPKYCRLYVARNMALGLQAIHDRGVVINDLHGRNVLVDVRTYRKPIKYIDMGLARHVSTPTLRFVPEVVKSCKHLAPEVRAGRPATQASDAYSLGRLIRDLNLGNEAKLTSASRILMAKDPAQRDLARVTALLDFRR comes from the exons ATGGAAAAGAAAGCTG ATGACAACGTTCAGGTCATCGTGATCATCCCAGTCTCAGGCAAACAAAAACGGTTGTATCGCCTTACTGCCAACAGACACAGTGAAGTAGAGAGTCGCCCTGTGCCTGGTGTTCGACAGGAAGACGTGGTCTTGGCCACCAGGCAGGAAGGGACCAAGACCGTAGCTGACAGGATCGGCTGCGGAGCCTTCGGCGTTGTCTACAGAGCAGCTCTGCACCAGCCTGGAGGtcctgaggaggtggtggtgaagcaGTTCATCAGAAGGTCTGTGACCCGGGAAGATGTTGTGCGTGAGGCACAGTTCCTGCGCCATCTCCAGGACACCAGCTACGTTCCCAGGGTGTTTGGGATCCTGCACGGGTGGGGGAGCATTGGTGGAGGTCTGTGCCTAGTTCAGAGCCTCTTTGCTGAAGGCATCACTCTGAAAGACGTGGAGAATGACCTCACCAGGCTTCCCAAATATTGCAGACTGTACGTGGCGAGGAACATGGCGCTGGGACTGCAGGCAATTCACGACAGAGGGGTGGTGATCAACGACCTCCATGGGCGGAACGTTCTGGTGGACGTGCGGACATACCGGAAGCCCATCAAGTACATCGACATGGGACTGGCCCGCcacgtctccacccccaccctgcgcTTTGTGCCGGAGGTGGTGAAGTCGTGCAAGCACTTGGCTCCAGAAGTGAGGGCTGGTCGACCGGCCACGCAGGCATCTGATGCATACAGCCTTGGACGCCTGATTAGAGACCTGAATCTAGGAAATGAGGCCAAGCTGACAAGCGCCAGCAGGATCTTGATGGCCAAGGACCCTGCCCAAAGGGACCTGGCCCGTGTCACCGCTCTGCTGGATTTCAGGCGTTGA